Proteins encoded together in one Vibrio metoecus window:
- a CDS encoding DUF3332 domain-containing protein: MKPQVLKMTLVASLGVTSLTGCMGQMAATGLVNKFNLEVVDNRYAREGLFLLLSPVYGLTSTADLFIFNSIEFWTGKNPISGKSPAVVDMPANAIIKVNGQLDRSLTEAPLQTNVLPIEKATMQQLDEETLQMEVTYVDGSRKVLRGEKGQNDVAFYLDDELLTVVSNQELNAYIQANNT; the protein is encoded by the coding sequence ATGAAACCGCAAGTATTAAAAATGACATTGGTTGCCAGCCTAGGTGTAACCTCATTAACGGGTTGTATGGGGCAAATGGCTGCAACAGGCTTAGTGAATAAGTTCAACTTAGAAGTTGTCGACAACCGCTATGCACGAGAAGGCTTGTTCTTACTACTTTCACCAGTGTATGGTTTAACCAGTACGGCTGATTTGTTTATTTTCAACTCGATTGAATTTTGGACAGGTAAAAACCCGATTTCAGGAAAATCGCCAGCTGTGGTCGATATGCCGGCAAATGCCATTATTAAAGTTAATGGTCAGCTAGATCGCTCACTGACGGAAGCACCTTTACAAACCAATGTACTCCCCATTGAAAAGGCGACAATGCAACAGCTCGATGAAGAAACTCTGCAAATGGAAGTGACTTACGTTGATGGTTCACGCAAAGTCTTACGTGGAGAGAAAGGGCAAAATGATGTCGCTTTCTACCTTGATGACGAACTGCTTACCGTAGTGAGTAATCAAGAGCTGAACGCTTATATCCAAGCAAACAATACTTAA
- a CDS encoding HlyU family transcriptional regulator: MGLFSRLFGKAKPQELPEVQPFEYKGFMIYREPIAENGQFRIAGRITQEINGELKTHRFIRSDLLSNKTDAEELMLKKAQLFIDQMSGQIFS; the protein is encoded by the coding sequence GTGGGATTATTTTCACGCCTTTTTGGGAAAGCCAAACCGCAAGAATTACCTGAGGTTCAACCATTCGAGTACAAAGGATTCATGATTTATCGAGAGCCCATAGCGGAAAACGGCCAGTTTCGTATAGCTGGTCGAATCACTCAAGAAATCAATGGAGAACTGAAAACCCACCGCTTTATTCGGTCAGATTTGCTGTCAAACAAAACCGATGCGGAAGAGCTTATGCTTAAAAAAGCTCAGCTCTTTATTGATCAAATGTCTGGGCAGATTTTTTCGTAA
- a CDS encoding late competence development ComFB family protein, which translates to MQLSEDVHNYMETLVGQVLGLPEYSDVYGQDQLADLACLALCQLRPIYIRHDIDFLSALPETKLVILKDHALIAVQAAESMIVNDRRQNRDYDVPVIFTHARFDDDAELEWFETPIVNKVQHNQ; encoded by the coding sequence ATGCAATTGAGTGAAGATGTTCACAACTATATGGAAACGTTAGTCGGTCAAGTTCTTGGGCTACCAGAGTATTCAGATGTTTACGGTCAGGATCAATTAGCTGACTTAGCTTGTTTGGCGTTATGTCAATTAAGACCCATCTACATTCGTCACGATATTGATTTTCTCTCTGCACTGCCTGAAACCAAACTGGTAATCCTTAAAGATCATGCATTGATCGCTGTTCAAGCCGCTGAATCCATGATAGTTAATGATCGGCGTCAGAATCGAGATTACGACGTACCGGTGATTTTTACTCATGCTCGCTTCGATGACGATGCCGAATTAGAGTGGTTTGAAACGCCAATCGTTAATAAAGTTCAGCACAATCAATAA
- the pntA gene encoding Re/Si-specific NAD(P)(+) transhydrogenase subunit alpha → MQIGVPRERLAGETRVAASPSSVEQLIKLGFEVCIESKAGVLASFDDAAYTAAGAKIVSSEETWACPLILKVNAPLEEEIVLLQEGTTLISFIWPAQNPALMEKLASKKINVLAMDAVPRISRAQALDALSSMANIAGYRAVVEAAHEFGRFFTGQITAAGKVPPAKVFVAGAGVAGLAAIGAAGSLGAIVRAFDVRPEVKEQVQSMGAEFLEVNFQETAGSGDGYAKEMSDEFNRKAAELYAAQAKDVDIIITTALIPGKPAPKLITKEMVDSMKAGSVIVDLAAANGGNCEYTVKDQVITTANGVKVIGYTDMVGRLPTQSSQLYATNLVNLLKLLSKEKDGNIDINFEDVVLRGVTVIKEGEVTWPAPPIQVSAQPQQKVKAQPAKVQKKEQEPTSPVKKLAGLAIGVGVFAWVASVAPAAFLGHFTVFVLACVVGYYVVWNVTHALHTPLMSVTNAISGIIVVGALLQIGQGSGIVTFLACIAILIASINIFGGFTVTKRMLEMFRKH, encoded by the coding sequence ATGCAAATTGGTGTACCAAGAGAACGACTCGCAGGAGAAACGCGGGTGGCTGCCTCACCGTCTTCGGTTGAACAGCTAATAAAATTAGGGTTTGAGGTTTGTATCGAATCTAAAGCTGGTGTGCTTGCCAGCTTCGATGATGCAGCTTATACCGCAGCAGGCGCTAAAATAGTCTCAAGCGAAGAGACTTGGGCTTGCCCACTTATCCTCAAAGTCAATGCACCATTGGAGGAAGAAATTGTTCTTCTCCAAGAAGGAACAACGTTAATCAGCTTTATATGGCCAGCACAAAATCCAGCTTTGATGGAAAAACTGGCAAGCAAAAAGATCAACGTTCTCGCTATGGATGCGGTTCCTCGTATCTCTCGCGCACAAGCTTTGGATGCGCTCTCTTCCATGGCCAACATCGCCGGTTATCGTGCGGTTGTTGAAGCCGCCCATGAATTTGGCCGATTTTTCACAGGCCAAATTACTGCTGCAGGCAAGGTGCCGCCAGCGAAAGTTTTTGTTGCTGGTGCTGGCGTTGCAGGTTTGGCCGCGATTGGTGCTGCAGGAAGCTTGGGCGCAATTGTGCGTGCTTTTGACGTTCGTCCCGAAGTGAAAGAGCAGGTTCAATCTATGGGCGCTGAGTTTCTGGAAGTGAATTTTCAAGAAACGGCAGGGTCCGGTGATGGCTACGCAAAAGAGATGTCGGACGAATTTAATCGTAAAGCGGCTGAGCTTTATGCTGCACAAGCGAAAGATGTCGATATCATTATTACGACGGCTTTGATCCCTGGCAAACCAGCGCCGAAACTGATCACCAAAGAAATGGTAGACAGTATGAAAGCGGGTAGTGTAATTGTGGATCTGGCGGCTGCAAACGGCGGTAACTGTGAATACACAGTCAAAGACCAAGTCATCACCACTGCAAATGGTGTGAAAGTGATTGGTTATACCGATATGGTTGGCCGACTTCCGACGCAATCTTCACAATTGTATGCCACTAACTTAGTGAATTTACTCAAACTGTTGAGTAAAGAAAAAGATGGCAACATCGATATTAACTTCGAAGATGTGGTATTGCGCGGTGTGACCGTTATTAAAGAGGGTGAAGTGACTTGGCCGGCTCCGCCGATTCAAGTTTCAGCGCAGCCACAACAAAAAGTGAAAGCTCAACCTGCCAAAGTGCAGAAAAAAGAGCAAGAGCCAACTTCTCCAGTCAAAAAACTCGCAGGTCTTGCCATTGGTGTTGGAGTATTCGCTTGGGTTGCTTCTGTTGCGCCCGCGGCTTTCCTCGGTCACTTCACAGTTTTTGTGCTTGCCTGTGTGGTGGGTTACTACGTGGTATGGAATGTGACCCATGCACTGCATACGCCTTTGATGTCTGTTACTAACGCGATCTCTGGGATTATTGTGGTGGGAGCCTTACTGCAAATTGGACAGGGGAGTGGCATTGTTACTTTCCTTGCCTGTATCGCTATTTTGATTGCAAGCATTAACATTTTTGGTGGCTTTACTGTCACTAAACGTATGCTTGAAATGTTCCGTAAACACTAA
- a CDS encoding GGDEF domain-containing protein — protein sequence MSSSFVTSPWFRFGFPLLLLAAIWLGMDNVVLVIKSNLGMALNLPYILFTVSLIVAHIFKQSRIAMVAMTMLLAYVLIQVRLQIPLTESSTMLELIMLSLLLPVACFLPYAYKNSGLFSRSFFSYLAVLLLFAFWAWLTQLHIGETEHSSLTENIFFVVPQISRLPLIVVAYLVALVGIAAISVLTRNQILDVVVYSAILLAMNAFVLFHIAYISTTMFSLSGLMILIYLISAGHEMAFNDPLTQIPGRQALDQDLKHIGRKFTVAMLDVDHFKKFNDTYGHDTGDDVLKLVATRLRQIGGKARVYRYGGEEFSIIYKGKVANEVLTFIEDLRQDIESYELVIRNTTKRPKNDDEGAKKRSRKSNSDIVTITISIGVCDSSLHRNPHEALKAADSALYNAKQAGRNCVKLAS from the coding sequence ATGTCTTCTAGCTTTGTTACTTCACCTTGGTTCCGTTTCGGTTTCCCTCTATTGCTATTGGCCGCAATCTGGTTAGGCATGGATAATGTGGTGTTGGTAATAAAGTCGAATCTTGGTATGGCACTGAATCTGCCATATATCCTTTTCACCGTCTCATTAATCGTCGCGCATATTTTTAAGCAAAGTCGGATTGCTATGGTGGCGATGACTATGCTGCTGGCTTATGTGTTGATTCAAGTTCGTTTACAAATCCCTCTCACAGAAAGTTCAACCATGCTTGAGCTGATTATGCTGAGCCTATTGCTGCCCGTCGCCTGCTTCTTGCCTTATGCCTATAAAAACTCAGGCTTATTTAGTCGCTCATTTTTCAGCTATCTCGCGGTTCTGCTCTTGTTTGCTTTTTGGGCCTGGTTAACTCAATTGCATATTGGTGAGACCGAACATTCAAGCCTTACTGAAAACATTTTTTTTGTCGTCCCACAAATTTCCCGATTACCACTGATTGTTGTCGCTTACCTAGTCGCTTTAGTTGGCATTGCAGCAATATCAGTTTTAACTCGTAACCAAATCCTCGATGTAGTTGTATACAGCGCTATTCTACTGGCGATGAATGCTTTCGTGTTGTTCCACATTGCTTACATTTCCACAACCATGTTTTCTCTGTCTGGCTTGATGATATTAATTTACCTAATTTCAGCGGGTCATGAAATGGCGTTCAACGATCCATTGACCCAAATTCCTGGTCGACAAGCCTTGGATCAGGATCTCAAACATATTGGTAGAAAATTCACCGTTGCGATGCTGGATGTTGACCATTTTAAAAAGTTTAATGATACCTATGGTCATGATACCGGTGATGATGTTTTAAAGCTTGTGGCAACTCGCTTACGCCAGATTGGAGGTAAAGCCCGGGTTTACCGTTACGGTGGGGAAGAGTTTTCGATTATCTACAAAGGCAAGGTAGCAAACGAGGTTCTTACCTTTATCGAGGACTTACGCCAAGATATTGAATCTTATGAATTAGTTATCCGAAACACCACAAAGCGCCCTAAAAATGATGACGAAGGTGCTAAGAAGCGGTCACGAAAATCAAATAGTGACATCGTAACAATTACCATTAGCATTGGTGTCTGTGATTCCAGTCTGCACCGAAATCCCCATGAAGCATTAAAAGCCGCTGATAGTGCACTCTACAACGCCAAACAAGCCGGCCGAAATTGCGTTAAATTGGCCAGTTAG
- a CDS encoding transporter substrate-binding domain-containing diguanylate cyclase, which translates to MKHRFSHRFFLIVLCSLIASSAGMADERQTLIITNSKAWKPYSYLDDQGKPSGILIDYWLAYGQANKVNIEFKLMDWGESLQAVKSGQADIHAGLVRSPVRLQYLDFGMPLLELDTDLFVHQSLLGEKLSELLAGQLDVSVGVVKGGFEQEFAQRRFPELTLIEYLDNDLMMQAVQRGELDAFIADSQVANFYIVIEKGAKEFTPAQFLYSELLRPAVQKGNEKLLKEINQGFNKLTTEEKNRILSRWVHIETVYPRYLIPALAASIVIAALFYTIQLRRTVRLRTQQLEDANQKLTHLAQTDSLTGIHNRHFFFSQLRKTQQESGSLTLMVFDIDDFKTINDSYGHGIGDKAICLVAACVREILPSEMQFARIGGEEFAILIRAKSAAESLQLAERIRQRIAEKKLVVSTTEFVSLTVSIGCAFYPSPENPFTLHAADSLMYEGKHKGKNQVVFRELV; encoded by the coding sequence ATGAAGCATCGCTTTTCACATCGATTTTTTCTCATTGTGCTGTGCAGCCTCATCGCGTCTTCGGCTGGCATGGCGGATGAAAGGCAGACGCTTATCATCACGAACTCCAAAGCGTGGAAGCCGTATTCATACCTTGACGATCAAGGAAAACCGTCAGGAATTTTGATCGACTATTGGCTCGCGTATGGTCAAGCGAATAAGGTCAATATTGAGTTTAAACTGATGGACTGGGGGGAATCATTACAGGCCGTGAAATCAGGGCAAGCGGATATCCATGCCGGATTAGTCCGTTCACCTGTCCGTTTACAGTATTTAGATTTTGGAATGCCGTTGCTGGAATTGGATACTGACCTGTTTGTACATCAAAGCTTATTGGGTGAGAAACTCAGTGAATTACTTGCTGGCCAGCTGGATGTTTCGGTGGGGGTGGTAAAAGGTGGATTTGAACAGGAATTTGCTCAACGGCGCTTTCCTGAGCTCACCTTGATTGAATACCTCGACAATGATCTTATGATGCAAGCGGTGCAAAGAGGAGAACTGGATGCCTTTATTGCAGACTCACAAGTGGCCAATTTTTATATTGTGATTGAGAAAGGAGCGAAAGAGTTTACGCCCGCACAATTTCTATATTCAGAGCTATTGCGTCCAGCGGTACAAAAAGGCAATGAAAAGTTACTTAAAGAAATCAATCAAGGCTTCAATAAACTGACAACAGAAGAGAAAAACCGCATTTTGAGTCGTTGGGTTCATATTGAAACCGTCTATCCCCGTTATTTGATCCCAGCTCTCGCTGCAAGCATCGTTATAGCGGCTCTATTTTACACGATTCAACTACGCCGAACTGTTCGTTTACGAACTCAACAGTTAGAAGATGCAAATCAAAAACTTACCCATTTAGCGCAAACAGACAGTTTAACTGGGATTCACAACCGCCACTTCTTTTTTAGTCAATTACGTAAAACACAACAAGAGTCAGGAAGCTTAACGTTGATGGTGTTTGATATTGATGATTTTAAGACGATCAATGATTCCTACGGCCACGGTATTGGTGATAAAGCGATTTGCCTTGTGGCGGCCTGTGTGCGTGAAATCCTTCCCTCTGAAATGCAATTTGCCAGAATCGGAGGAGAGGAGTTTGCCATTTTGATTCGTGCAAAAAGTGCGGCGGAATCACTTCAATTGGCTGAACGAATTCGCCAACGGATTGCGGAGAAAAAGTTGGTGGTCTCTACCACTGAGTTTGTTTCTTTAACCGTGAGCATCGGTTGTGCATTTTATCCATCACCTGAAAATCCATTTACTCTCCATGCAGCAGATAGTTTGATGTACGAAGGAAAGCATAAAGGGAAGAACCAAGTGGTGTTCCGTGAGTTAGTCTAA
- a CDS encoding gamma-glutamyltransferase family protein translates to MANVAFTAPHFKASDVGLKILRQGGTACEAMVAAAAMIAVQYPHMNSIGGDGFWLIAPKNKPPFSIDACGASAHSLSPSDYNLVNGLPQQGGAAALTMAGTLSGWQMALEQSSSGISLGDLLRPAILAADEGIRVTPSLAAASQKTLARLAELDDFANVYLKPNRQPLTVGDIVTQRSLAATLSHLVKDGLESFYRGDLAKQIAQELNTAGSPLKLTDFSQHRAQIGTPLTCQISHGQLYNLGAPTQGLASLLILGMYDRLVHRATSVADHVHILVEATKIAFDVRNHAITDQKGLPTALQEYLACSEIDALTQKIQLHQATHWPKETQTGDTVWMGAVDKYGTMVSFIQSIYWEFGCGVLLPSSGILWNIRSQSFSLDPNNLNCLAPNKKPFHTLNPAYAQLNDGRRMVYGTMGGDGQPQTQACLMSRYLYQNQTLQESIAKPRWLLGRTWGDSSTQLRMESLLADELKPILSSRGHAIHSVSEKNEMMGHAGAIVLHPTGEVDVATDPRSDGAGLQASIE, encoded by the coding sequence ATGGCAAATGTCGCTTTTACTGCCCCACATTTTAAAGCCAGTGATGTCGGTTTAAAGATTCTCCGTCAAGGCGGTACCGCCTGTGAAGCTATGGTTGCAGCTGCCGCAATGATTGCAGTGCAATATCCACATATGAACAGTATTGGTGGTGATGGTTTTTGGCTGATTGCCCCTAAAAATAAGCCGCCATTCTCCATTGATGCTTGTGGTGCTTCTGCCCATAGCCTGTCACCGAGTGATTACAATCTTGTAAATGGTTTACCACAACAAGGTGGGGCTGCCGCTCTCACTATGGCGGGTACATTGTCGGGTTGGCAGATGGCGTTAGAACAATCCTCTTCTGGGATCAGCCTTGGTGATCTTCTTCGTCCGGCAATTTTAGCCGCAGATGAGGGGATTAGAGTGACTCCGAGTCTTGCTGCTGCAAGCCAAAAAACGTTGGCAAGGTTGGCTGAATTAGATGATTTTGCCAATGTCTATTTAAAGCCCAATCGACAGCCTCTGACTGTAGGTGACATTGTCACGCAAAGATCATTGGCGGCAACACTTTCGCATTTAGTGAAAGATGGCCTTGAGAGTTTCTATCGTGGTGATCTAGCGAAACAAATCGCGCAAGAGCTAAATACTGCAGGAAGTCCACTTAAACTCACCGATTTTTCCCAGCATCGTGCACAGATTGGTACCCCCTTAACCTGCCAAATATCACATGGTCAACTATATAACCTTGGAGCACCAACTCAAGGGTTAGCTTCACTACTTATTTTGGGTATGTATGACCGCCTAGTGCATCGAGCGACATCGGTAGCCGATCATGTACATATTCTGGTTGAAGCAACGAAGATTGCCTTCGATGTGCGCAATCATGCGATAACCGATCAAAAAGGGTTACCAACGGCTTTACAAGAGTATCTCGCTTGCTCTGAAATCGATGCCCTGACACAAAAAATTCAGTTACATCAAGCAACGCATTGGCCAAAAGAAACTCAAACAGGTGATACGGTATGGATGGGGGCTGTAGATAAGTACGGTACGATGGTCAGTTTTATTCAGAGTATTTATTGGGAGTTTGGTTGTGGTGTATTACTGCCTTCTAGCGGGATTCTTTGGAACATTCGTAGCCAAAGTTTTTCATTAGATCCTAACAATCTGAATTGTCTTGCGCCGAATAAGAAACCATTCCATACACTTAATCCGGCCTATGCACAGCTCAATGATGGCCGCAGAATGGTTTACGGTACAATGGGTGGCGACGGGCAGCCCCAGACACAAGCCTGTTTAATGAGCCGTTATCTATATCAAAACCAGACTCTTCAGGAGTCGATTGCTAAACCACGGTGGTTACTAGGAAGAACATGGGGAGATAGCTCGACTCAACTACGAATGGAAAGCTTATTAGCCGATGAGCTGAAACCTATTTTGTCTTCGAGGGGACATGCCATTCATTCTGTGTCAGAAAAGAATGAAATGATGGGACACGCTGGGGCAATTGTTTTACATCCTACGGGAGAGGTCGACGTAGCCACCGATCCTCGCAGTGATGGCGCTGGATTACAGGCCTCAATAGAATAA
- a CDS encoding L-lactate MFS transporter, with protein MSKIDKAMRILLAGFCINLCLGILYAWSVFNKALVTDFGWSAADASSPYAIATIAFSVCLLVAGILQDRMGPRNILILGTTLTGLGMIASGFASSVLMLNITFGVITGAGIGFGYACLSPSAMKWFHPSKKGMVNGLIAAGFGLAAIYLAPLTSTLITHLGIQTSFMILGVGVLVIAVPLACTINNPPTGYIPAEPTLKAGQEAKVVAKAANLSWKAMLKTPQFYALWLMYALAASVGLMIIGNITNIASVQANLPNAVYLASILAIFNSGGRIAAGILSDKIGGVRTLLLAFLLQGVNMVLFASFDSEFTLIIGTAIAAIGYGTLLAVFPSITAEFYGLKNYGTNYGVLYTSWGIGGAIGAAVVGYSMTHGGGYTLAYTISAGMMAVCIVLALITKPMSAEKVAQLQTA; from the coding sequence ATGAGCAAGATTGATAAAGCTATGCGCATTCTGCTGGCGGGTTTCTGTATCAACCTTTGTCTTGGCATTCTTTATGCCTGGAGCGTATTTAACAAAGCCCTAGTAACCGACTTTGGTTGGAGTGCAGCTGATGCGTCTTCACCTTATGCTATTGCGACCATCGCTTTTTCTGTCTGTCTTTTAGTTGCGGGCATTTTACAAGATCGTATGGGGCCTCGTAATATCCTGATCCTAGGCACAACATTGACAGGCCTTGGCATGATTGCCTCTGGTTTTGCATCTTCTGTGCTGATGCTCAACATCACTTTTGGAGTGATCACTGGGGCAGGTATCGGCTTTGGTTATGCTTGCCTATCACCTTCGGCGATGAAATGGTTCCACCCAAGTAAAAAAGGGATGGTTAACGGTCTGATTGCTGCGGGTTTTGGTTTAGCTGCCATTTATCTTGCGCCGCTAACGTCTACATTGATCACTCACCTTGGCATCCAAACCAGTTTTATGATCTTGGGTGTCGGTGTATTAGTGATTGCCGTTCCTCTGGCTTGCACAATCAATAATCCGCCAACGGGTTATATTCCGGCCGAACCAACACTAAAAGCAGGTCAAGAAGCTAAGGTTGTCGCTAAAGCGGCAAATCTAAGCTGGAAAGCGATGCTGAAAACACCACAATTTTATGCGCTGTGGTTAATGTATGCCCTAGCCGCTTCTGTTGGCCTAATGATCATCGGGAACATCACCAATATCGCCAGCGTTCAGGCCAATCTGCCTAATGCCGTTTACCTTGCTTCTATCTTAGCGATTTTTAACTCTGGTGGCCGTATTGCAGCGGGTATCCTGTCCGATAAGATTGGTGGTGTACGTACTCTTCTTCTCGCGTTCTTACTACAAGGCGTGAATATGGTGCTGTTTGCCTCATTCGACTCTGAGTTTACCTTGATCATTGGTACTGCGATTGCGGCCATTGGCTATGGTACTTTGTTGGCCGTTTTTCCATCGATCACCGCAGAATTCTATGGTCTGAAAAACTACGGCACTAACTATGGTGTACTTTATACCTCATGGGGTATTGGTGGCGCGATTGGTGCAGCCGTTGTCGGCTACTCAATGACTCACGGTGGCGGTTATACACTCGCTTACACCATTTCTGCCGGTATGATGGCTGTATGTATTGTGCTTGCGTTGATCACTAAGCCGATGTCTGCGGAAAAAGTAGCACAGTTACAAACCGCATAA
- a CDS encoding fatty acid cis/trans isomerase, with the protein MNSKSSLLLLFVTLFSGCAMYAGINYDQLFGTEHVRNRQVPLQSNQAQYFMKEVKPIIDNRCVVCHACYDAPCQLKMTSVDGIDRGASKALVYQGTRLTAATPTRLYEDAQFTQQWREAGFHPVLNERDQIQQANLDAGVMARLLMQKERHPLPKQDQLTGFDFSIDREQTCPTINEMAQYEKNNPNWGMPFGMPNLSANEYATLLSWLEQGAVMNQPLPLSQQEQTLVDEYEALLNFSARKNQLTARYIYEHLFLSHLYFSDIAVERPRFFKLVRSATPPSEPVKRIATRRPYDDPKVERVYYRLIPEQETIVDKTHMPFALNQQRIANWKTWFIDADYHVAQLPSYTPEIAANPMSAFIDLPVKARFKFLLDNAQNTVMAFIKGPVCRGQLALNVINDRFWVFFLDPDKADLPEVNEFYRSQVDNLKLPAEQENTALPLSNWVRYSLQQSRYLEAKSAFINQWFKNGTHLTTDIIWDGSGTNPNAALTIFRHFDSASVVQGLVGEPPKTAWVMDYALLERIHYLLVAGFDVYGNFGHQLITRMFMDFLRMEGESNFVALLPRAMRHQELSSWYQDQSVQFSAFLQRNVKPFDQPTSVHYVSDNPKLELFTKLRAQVQPVLNQRYTVTQTGLKAENEFVLRQIDHLRGEGLLPIPQLMMLMVENEHGQSQLFTLIHNNAHTNISSLFDEHNNRDPKNDDLTLVRGVVGSYPSAYLKLKENQIPELYQHLAQMKTEQDYIALLDRFAIRRSSPEFWAFSDEVHQWYRQDQPIEFGLLDYNRFENR; encoded by the coding sequence ATGAACTCTAAATCCTCTCTCCTTCTGCTATTCGTGACTCTATTTTCCGGGTGTGCTATGTACGCAGGCATCAATTATGACCAATTGTTTGGTACAGAGCATGTCCGCAACCGGCAGGTGCCTCTGCAATCAAATCAAGCACAATATTTCATGAAGGAAGTGAAACCGATCATTGATAATCGCTGTGTTGTTTGCCATGCCTGTTACGATGCCCCTTGTCAGTTAAAAATGACCTCGGTTGACGGAATTGATCGCGGAGCGAGTAAAGCATTGGTTTATCAAGGCACTCGTCTGACTGCAGCCACGCCGACTCGTCTTTATGAAGATGCACAATTTACTCAACAATGGCGTGAGGCAGGTTTTCATCCCGTATTGAATGAACGAGACCAAATACAACAAGCCAACCTTGATGCGGGTGTTATGGCTCGTTTATTGATGCAAAAAGAGCGCCACCCATTACCTAAACAAGATCAATTGACGGGATTTGATTTTTCGATCGATCGTGAACAAACCTGTCCAACGATCAATGAGATGGCGCAATATGAAAAAAACAACCCAAACTGGGGAATGCCTTTTGGCATGCCGAACTTATCCGCAAATGAATACGCAACGCTTCTCTCTTGGCTAGAACAAGGTGCGGTCATGAATCAGCCTTTGCCGCTTTCACAACAAGAACAAACCTTAGTGGATGAATATGAAGCTCTGCTGAATTTCAGTGCACGTAAAAATCAGCTCACTGCACGTTATATCTATGAGCACTTATTTCTCTCACATCTCTATTTTTCAGACATCGCCGTAGAACGCCCGCGTTTCTTTAAATTGGTTCGCTCAGCGACACCACCCAGTGAGCCTGTGAAGCGGATTGCGACTCGCCGTCCTTATGATGATCCAAAGGTTGAGCGTGTTTACTATCGCCTGATCCCAGAGCAAGAAACGATTGTGGATAAAACACACATGCCTTTTGCCCTCAATCAACAACGCATAGCAAACTGGAAAACATGGTTTATTGATGCCGACTACCACGTTGCACAGTTACCAAGTTACACCCCAGAGATTGCAGCAAACCCAATGTCTGCATTTATTGATTTACCCGTGAAAGCACGTTTCAAGTTCTTACTAGATAATGCCCAGAACACCGTGATGGCGTTTATTAAAGGGCCAGTTTGTCGGGGGCAGCTTGCCTTAAACGTCATAAATGACCGATTCTGGGTCTTTTTCCTTGATCCAGATAAAGCCGATCTGCCTGAGGTCAACGAGTTTTATCGCTCACAAGTTGATAACTTAAAACTGCCCGCGGAACAAGAGAATACCGCCCTTCCTTTGAGTAATTGGGTGCGCTATTCGTTACAACAAAGCCGTTACCTTGAAGCTAAATCGGCATTCATTAATCAATGGTTTAAAAATGGAACACACCTTACCACGGATATTATTTGGGATGGTTCAGGGACTAACCCGAATGCGGCGCTAACCATTTTCCGCCACTTTGATAGTGCATCGGTAGTACAAGGTTTGGTTGGTGAGCCACCGAAAACCGCTTGGGTAATGGATTATGCCTTACTAGAGCGTATCCATTACCTACTTGTTGCCGGTTTTGATGTTTACGGCAATTTCGGGCATCAGCTTATTACGCGTATGTTTATGGACTTTCTGCGTATGGAAGGTGAGAGTAATTTTGTTGCGCTCCTACCTCGTGCTATGCGTCATCAAGAGTTATCGAGTTGGTACCAAGACCAAAGCGTACAGTTTTCAGCGTTCTTGCAACGCAACGTCAAACCTTTTGACCAACCCACTAGCGTCCACTATGTTAGCGACAACCCGAAACTGGAGTTATTTACAAAACTTCGTGCTCAGGTACAACCTGTGCTGAATCAACGCTACACCGTTACTCAGACAGGTTTGAAAGCCGAAAATGAATTTGTACTACGCCAGATCGATCATCTACGTGGGGAAGGTTTACTGCCTATCCCGCAATTGATGATGCTAATGGTTGAAAATGAGCATGGTCAGTCGCAGCTGTTTACGCTTATCCATAACAATGCACACACCAATATTTCCAGCTTATTCGATGAGCACAATAATCGTGATCCCAAAAACGATGATTTAACCTTAGTACGAGGTGTTGTGGGCAGTTATCCTTCGGCGTATTTGAAGCTGAAAGAAAATCAAATTCCAGAGCTTTATCAGCACCTTGCCCAGATGAAGACCGAGCAAGACTATATTGCATTACTGGATCGTTTTGCCATTCGCCGCAGTTCCCCCGAATTTTGGGCATTTAGCGATGAAGTCCATCAATGGTACCGCCAAGACCAACCCATTGAATTTGGCTTGCTCGATTACAACCGTTTCGAAAATCGTTAA